GAGTCCGCGCCCAGGGCGGCGAAGCGCTCGCGCAGTACCTCCGGGGCGGCGAGCAGGCCGTCCGGGGCCAGGTTGGCGGGCCACTCGGCGCTGCGCGCCCCGGGGATGTGCCCGGCGCGGGCGTCGACCGGCGCGGGCTGTTCGCCGGTGAAGCGGCCGTACACCCGGGCGTCCAGGAGAAGACGGTCCGGGGCGGCCAGCTCCCGCTGCAGCTCCTCGGTGCTGACCAGCCGGTCGGCGGGCCAGGGGAGCGCGGTTCGGTGCACGGGTTCGGCGGTGACCTCGCCCTTCTCCATGTCACCGGTCCAGGTCTGGAGGCCGCCGTCGAGGAAGGCAGCGGAGGTGCCCAGGGCCCGCAGCATCCATACCAGGCGGGCGGCGACCGAGCCGCCGGCGTCGTCGTAGACCACCACGGGGGAGTGGTCGCCGATGCCGAGGCGTCCCAGCGTGCGCGCGAAGTCGGCGGCGGCGGGCAGCGGGTGGCGGCCGCCTTCGGCGCTGGAGGGCGCGGCGAGGTCGGCGTCCACGTCGGCGTGCACGGCACCGGGGATGTGGCCGTTCAGGTAGGCCTCGTGACCGGAGCGGCCGTCGAGGTACCAACGGGAGTCGACGAGGACGACCTCGTCGCGGTGCTCACGGAGCCAGGCGGCCGAAACGGCCACCGGCAGGGACAGGGTCTGATCGGACATGGCGACAGCCTAGTCAACGCGGCTTCCGCAGCGTTGCCGAGC
This DNA window, taken from Nocardiopsis exhalans, encodes the following:
- a CDS encoding sulfurtransferase; protein product: MSDQTLSLPVAVSAAWLREHRDEVVLVDSRWYLDGRSGHEAYLNGHIPGAVHADVDADLAAPSSAEGGRHPLPAAADFARTLGRLGIGDHSPVVVYDDAGGSVAARLVWMLRALGTSAAFLDGGLQTWTGDMEKGEVTAEPVHRTALPWPADRLVSTEELQRELAAPDRLLLDARVYGRFTGEQPAPVDARAGHIPGARSAEWPANLAPDGLLAAPEVLRERFAALGADSARTVTAYCGSGVTACHDLLALEHAGFANTRLYPGSWSRWGGDDSLPLETGDPLA